One window of the Candidatus Binataceae bacterium genome contains the following:
- a CDS encoding acyl-CoA dehydrogenase family protein codes for MSATPEAKPESARRIRFAFTDEQEQFRSAVRRFLEDKSPTTEVRRLMATSEGYDPEVWRLLSGDLALPGIHIPERYGGAGFGMVELGIVMEEFGRALLCAPFFSTAVLAANAILNAATEAQKSQLLPDLARGARLGTLAVTEPTGEWDPARITVIATPDGDGYRLDGTKSYVVDGHIADLVVVAARRPGSTGHTGLALFALTGKASGVERGALQSMDPTRKLARIDLRGARAELLGSLEAGAPPLVRTLDQAAIALANEMVGGAQALLDSAVKYSKLRVQFGREIGSFQAIKHKLADLLLEVELAKSAAYCAAQAAAVDDPEWPALASLAKAATSETYLHTAAECIQIHGGIGFTWDNDTHLWFKRAKSSEVFLGHPSYHRELLMQRWGI; via the coding sequence ATGAGCGCTACCCCCGAAGCGAAACCAGAGTCCGCGCGCCGAATCCGGTTCGCGTTCACCGACGAGCAGGAGCAATTTCGCTCGGCCGTGCGGCGATTTCTTGAAGACAAGTCGCCGACCACCGAGGTCCGGCGCCTGATGGCCACCTCCGAGGGATACGATCCCGAAGTATGGCGGCTCTTGAGCGGGGATCTCGCGCTGCCCGGAATCCATATCCCGGAGCGATATGGCGGCGCGGGGTTCGGTATGGTCGAACTGGGAATCGTGATGGAGGAGTTCGGACGCGCGTTGCTGTGCGCGCCGTTCTTTTCCACGGCAGTACTCGCCGCCAACGCGATTCTGAACGCCGCAACCGAGGCGCAGAAATCGCAGCTGCTGCCCGACCTCGCCCGCGGCGCGCGGCTTGGTACGCTCGCGGTTACCGAACCGACTGGCGAATGGGATCCCGCCAGGATCACCGTGATCGCCACTCCTGACGGAGACGGTTACCGGCTCGATGGAACCAAGAGCTATGTCGTGGACGGGCACATTGCCGACCTGGTGGTCGTTGCGGCACGGCGACCCGGAAGTACCGGCCACACGGGTCTAGCGCTCTTCGCGCTCACCGGAAAAGCCAGTGGGGTGGAACGCGGCGCGCTGCAGTCGATGGATCCAACCCGCAAATTGGCGCGGATCGACTTGCGCGGTGCTCGTGCAGAATTGCTCGGTAGCCTGGAAGCGGGCGCGCCACCGCTCGTCAGGACCCTCGACCAGGCGGCGATTGCTTTGGCCAACGAAATGGTGGGCGGTGCACAGGCACTGCTCGATTCCGCGGTGAAGTACTCGAAGCTGCGAGTGCAGTTTGGGCGAGAAATCGGCTCCTTCCAGGCCATCAAGCACAAACTGGCGGACCTGCTCCTCGAGGTGGAGCTTGCCAAGTCGGCGGCTTACTGTGCGGCCCAAGCGGCCGCGGTCGATGACCCGGAGTGGCCCGCGCTCGCCTCGCTGGCCAAAGCCGCGACCTCGGAGACTTACCTGCATACGGCGGCAGAGTGTATTCAGATTCACGGCGGGATCGGTTTCACCTGGGACAACGACACTCATCTGTGGTTCAAACGGGCAAAGAGCTCGGAGGTCTTCCTGGGTCATCCGAGCTACCATCGGGAGCTGTTGATGCAGCGCTGGGGGATTTGA
- a CDS encoding thioredoxin family protein, with translation MNQVVSREKWIDARKQLLGKEKELTKMIDELNARRRELPWVKVDKEYVFDTPRGKQTLSELFEGRSQLVVYHFMLGPGSKAGCVGCSFFADHVDGPNLHLAHHDVTFLAISRAPLSEIQAYKQRMGWRFNWVSSFGSDFNYDYHVSFSKEDLAKGKVYYNFEVTESTMEDLHGSSVFFKDSDGTVYHTYSSYGRGDERGLGAYMFLDVTPKGRNETGPNFNLTDWVRRHDEYGESPAKA, from the coding sequence ATGAACCAAGTCGTATCTCGCGAAAAATGGATCGACGCCCGTAAACAGCTCCTCGGCAAGGAGAAGGAGCTCACCAAGATGATCGATGAGCTCAATGCGCGACGGCGCGAGCTGCCCTGGGTCAAGGTCGACAAAGAATACGTCTTCGATACTCCCCGCGGAAAGCAGACCCTGTCAGAGCTATTTGAGGGCCGCAGCCAACTGGTCGTGTATCACTTTATGCTCGGGCCCGGGAGCAAGGCCGGATGCGTAGGCTGCTCGTTTTTTGCCGATCATGTCGACGGCCCCAACCTCCATCTGGCACATCACGACGTGACTTTCCTTGCGATCTCGCGCGCACCGCTGTCGGAAATACAAGCTTACAAGCAACGGATGGGATGGCGCTTCAACTGGGTTTCTTCCTTTGGCAGCGATTTCAACTACGACTACCACGTCTCGTTCAGCAAAGAGGATCTGGCCAAAGGCAAGGTCTACTACAACTTCGAGGTGACCGAATCCACGATGGAAGACCTGCACGGCAGCAGCGTGTTCTTCAAGGATAGCGACGGCACGGTCTATCATACTTACTCCTCATATGGCCGCGGCGACGAGCGCGGACTGGGCGCCTACATGTTTCTCGACGTAACGCCCAAGGGCCGCAACGAGACCGGACCAAACTTCAATTTGACCGACTGGGTCCGGCGTCATGACGAATACGGTGAAAGTCCCGCCAAGGCATGA
- a CDS encoding TfoX/Sxy family protein, whose product MEFLKAPARLVETFGATAPGPPAARRKVFGYPTAFINGNMFFGIFGENMFLRLPKDLQQKMIESGGRAFQPMPGRPMREYIVLPDSVVGDRGELKGWIAKSLAYARELPIKAASKKPRRKSR is encoded by the coding sequence ATGGAATTCCTCAAAGCGCCCGCAAGACTAGTCGAGACCTTCGGTGCAACCGCGCCGGGACCGCCGGCCGCACGGCGCAAGGTATTCGGGTATCCGACGGCATTCATCAACGGCAACATGTTTTTCGGCATCTTCGGAGAGAACATGTTTCTGCGCCTGCCGAAAGACCTGCAACAAAAGATGATCGAGAGCGGCGGGCGCGCGTTCCAACCTATGCCTGGACGTCCGATGCGTGAATACATCGTGCTGCCGGATTCGGTAGTTGGCGATCGTGGCGAGCTTAAAGGCTGGATCGCTAAGTCATTGGCCTACGCGAGAGAACTTCCAATCAAGGCCGCATCGAAGAAACCGCGGCGAAAGTCACGCTAA
- a CDS encoding VOC family protein, with protein sequence MRLNPYLTFNGNCAAAFKFYERCLGGKIEMMMSHGDSPAAAQTPSGWRDKIMHARLTLGDLVVMGSDAPPEMYEEPKGFSVSLSVATPADAERIFKTLAENGSVKMPLQQTFWAVRFGTVTDQFGIPWMVNCEQAE encoded by the coding sequence ATGCGTTTGAATCCATATCTCACTTTCAACGGTAATTGCGCGGCCGCCTTCAAGTTCTACGAACGATGCCTGGGTGGAAAGATCGAGATGATGATGAGCCACGGCGACTCGCCGGCGGCGGCGCAGACGCCGTCGGGGTGGCGCGACAAGATCATGCATGCACGGCTGACGTTGGGCGACCTGGTCGTGATGGGCTCTGATGCCCCGCCCGAGATGTACGAGGAGCCCAAGGGATTTTCGGTATCGCTTAGTGTAGCGACACCTGCCGACGCGGAGCGTATCTTCAAAACACTGGCGGAGAACGGCAGCGTGAAAATGCCGCTGCAGCAAACGTTCTGGGCGGTGCGTTTCGGTACGGTAACCGATCAATTCGGCATTCCATGGATGGTGAACTGTGAACAAGCAGAGTGA
- a CDS encoding SRPBCC domain-containing protein, whose protein sequence is MPDHAANRLVERKLKITRVFDAPRRVVFKAWTDPEQLARWWGPRGFTNPLCEVDARPGGAIRIIMRAPDGVSHEMKGVFREINEPERLVFTNRAIGSQGEPLLEGLTTVSFTEQEGKTTMTLETSAVALLPEARAMLNGMNDGWNQSLERLTMVLGG, encoded by the coding sequence GTGCCAGACCATGCTGCGAATCGATTGGTGGAGCGGAAACTCAAAATCACTAGAGTGTTCGACGCGCCGCGGCGGGTCGTGTTCAAGGCTTGGACCGATCCGGAGCAGTTGGCGCGATGGTGGGGACCAAGGGGGTTCACCAACCCGCTGTGCGAGGTGGATGCGCGCCCGGGCGGTGCTATCCGGATCATCATGCGCGCGCCAGACGGAGTGAGCCACGAGATGAAGGGTGTTTTTCGAGAGATCAACGAGCCGGAGCGCCTGGTGTTCACGAACCGGGCTATCGGATCCCAGGGCGAGCCGCTGCTCGAGGGATTGACGACCGTGAGTTTCACGGAGCAGGAAGGCAAGACCACGATGACGCTGGAAACCAGCGCGGTTGCCTTGCTGCCAGAAGCTCGAGCGATGCTAAACGGAATGAACGATGGTTGGAATCAAAGCCTGGAGCGGCTGACAATGGTCTTGGGAGGGTGA
- a CDS encoding TauD/TfdA family dioxygenase, which produces MSTAQEIAVKRVAGALGAEVEGVHLGRLDDATFDELRAAFLEHQVLFFRDQEITRDEHKNFGRRFGTLQIHPFLQPLKDQGHPEFVVLESDAQHPFVAEAWHSDVTFVDNPPLGSVLRCITAPEYGGDTMWASMYAAYEALSDKMQHLLSDLVAIHDTARSFSRPDYKTEHIGGTQAMKVISTEHPVVRTHPETGRKGLFVNPVFTASIKGMKTAEGAALLSFLYRHIETPDFTCRFRWQPNSIAMWDNRCTQHRVCADNKTANRRMERITINGDRPF; this is translated from the coding sequence ATGAGCACTGCGCAGGAGATCGCAGTTAAGAGGGTTGCCGGGGCGCTGGGCGCGGAAGTCGAGGGCGTTCATCTAGGACGCCTCGACGACGCGACTTTCGACGAGTTGCGGGCGGCGTTCCTCGAGCATCAGGTGCTGTTCTTTCGCGACCAGGAGATCACGCGCGACGAACACAAGAATTTCGGGCGTCGGTTCGGCACGCTGCAGATTCATCCTTTCCTGCAGCCGCTCAAAGACCAGGGTCATCCGGAGTTTGTGGTGCTGGAGAGCGATGCGCAGCATCCCTTTGTGGCAGAAGCATGGCACAGCGATGTTACCTTCGTGGACAACCCTCCGCTTGGCTCGGTTCTCAGGTGTATCACGGCACCGGAGTATGGCGGCGACACGATGTGGGCGAGCATGTACGCCGCTTACGAGGCCCTGTCCGACAAGATGCAGCATCTGCTCTCTGACCTGGTCGCGATTCACGATACAGCGCGGAGTTTCTCACGGCCTGACTACAAGACCGAGCACATCGGCGGCACTCAGGCGATGAAAGTGATTTCCACGGAGCACCCGGTAGTACGTACTCATCCGGAGACGGGGCGCAAGGGACTGTTCGTCAATCCGGTTTTCACCGCATCGATCAAGGGAATGAAGACGGCTGAGGGCGCCGCGTTGTTGTCATTTCTGTATCGACATATTGAGACGCCGGATTTCACCTGCCGTTTCCGATGGCAGCCGAACTCGATCGCGATGTGGGACAACCGCTGCACGCAGCATCGGGTGTGCGCGGACAACAAGACCGCGAACCGGAGGATGGAGCGGATAACGATCAACGGGGACCGGCCTTTTTAG
- a CDS encoding nuclear transport factor 2 family protein, translating into MSKRIGKAIALASVALLVVVAWRAQAPAVADFDQEIRMLHDRLAAAIRAKDIDKIMACYMNSPKLVVFDLIPPRQYTGWDAYKANWEGFLAQCNDSPSWEVSDLHVQGGQGFAFSHSIQHVTCTTKNGKMDVILRVTDGYANFKGKWLIAHEHISVPVDLATGKADLQSKP; encoded by the coding sequence ATGTCTAAGCGGATCGGAAAAGCAATCGCTCTTGCCAGCGTCGCGCTACTCGTGGTTGTAGCATGGCGGGCGCAAGCGCCCGCGGTGGCTGATTTTGACCAGGAGATACGGATGCTCCACGACCGTCTTGCCGCCGCAATCCGGGCAAAAGACATCGACAAGATCATGGCATGCTACATGAACAGCCCAAAGCTGGTCGTGTTCGATCTAATCCCGCCGCGTCAATACACGGGCTGGGATGCGTACAAAGCGAACTGGGAGGGGTTTCTCGCGCAATGCAACGATTCCCCTAGTTGGGAAGTCAGCGACCTCCATGTTCAGGGAGGCCAGGGTTTTGCCTTCAGCCACAGCATCCAGCATGTCACCTGCACGACGAAGAATGGCAAGATGGACGTCATCCTTCGAGTCACCGATGGCTACGCGAACTTCAAGGGCAAGTGGCTAATCGCGCACGAGCATATTTCCGTGCCGGTCGATCTGGCTACCGGAAAAGCTGACCTGCAGTCGAAACCGTAG
- a CDS encoding acyl-CoA dehydrogenase family protein, whose translation MSRINEAEVRAEVREWLAANWDPDMSLVEWRSRLADSGWGMPQWPKEWYGRGLPHTLARVVEEELANVGAVGVAKSGVRLLAAATLLEHGSDPQKKKFLRRILTGEDTWCQFFSEPGSGSDLAGATTRADLKGDFWIINGQKVWTTSAHHADHGLLLARTDWDAPKHEGLSYFVIDVKQPGVDVQPLKQMNGHASFNQVFFTDAKVPQENLVGRVGEGWKVAMTTLAHERRGADGLASPSKRGTRVGKIHAEERVETEKANQPYTWYPQRAGRVDLILERAKETGANQDPYTRQEIAKLLILAKSAEWTARRARAAQQQGRPQGPEGSLGKLAASHVARGCSRVHTLITGTEAMLTGKGSARDGIIAEILVSVPAVSIAGGTDEIQRNIVAERVLGLPKEPRFDTGPFRNVRKN comes from the coding sequence ATGAGTAGAATCAACGAGGCCGAGGTCCGTGCCGAAGTGCGCGAGTGGCTGGCGGCCAACTGGGATCCGGATATGTCGTTGGTGGAGTGGCGCAGCAGGCTGGCAGACTCAGGATGGGGGATGCCCCAATGGCCAAAGGAGTGGTATGGGCGCGGCCTGCCGCACACGCTGGCCCGGGTGGTGGAAGAAGAGTTGGCGAACGTCGGCGCGGTCGGGGTGGCCAAATCCGGAGTGCGCCTGCTGGCCGCGGCAACCCTCCTGGAACACGGATCGGATCCACAGAAAAAGAAATTCCTGCGCCGCATCCTCACCGGCGAGGACACCTGGTGCCAATTCTTCAGCGAGCCAGGGAGCGGCTCGGACCTTGCGGGCGCCACCACGCGCGCGGACCTGAAGGGAGACTTTTGGATCATCAATGGACAGAAGGTGTGGACGACGAGCGCGCATCATGCCGACCATGGCCTGCTGCTGGCCCGCACCGATTGGGACGCTCCCAAACACGAGGGGCTCTCGTATTTTGTGATCGACGTCAAGCAGCCCGGCGTCGATGTGCAGCCCCTGAAGCAGATGAACGGCCACGCGTCCTTCAACCAGGTGTTCTTCACCGATGCCAAGGTCCCGCAAGAGAATCTGGTGGGACGGGTCGGCGAGGGATGGAAAGTGGCGATGACGACGCTTGCTCACGAGCGCCGCGGAGCAGATGGGCTCGCGTCACCCTCCAAGCGCGGGACGCGGGTGGGAAAGATCCACGCCGAAGAACGGGTCGAAACCGAAAAAGCGAATCAGCCCTACACCTGGTATCCGCAGCGCGCGGGTCGCGTCGACCTAATCCTCGAGCGCGCGAAGGAGACCGGCGCGAACCAGGACCCGTATACACGCCAGGAGATTGCGAAGCTGCTGATCCTGGCGAAGTCGGCCGAATGGACCGCCCGCCGGGCACGCGCCGCTCAACAGCAGGGACGGCCGCAGGGTCCGGAGGGCTCGCTGGGAAAGCTCGCCGCGAGCCACGTCGCGCGAGGCTGCTCCCGCGTGCATACGCTGATTACCGGGACCGAAGCCATGCTAACCGGTAAAGGTAGTGCGCGCGACGGAATCATCGCCGAGATACTGGTCTCGGTGCCTGCGGTGTCGATTGCCGGCGGCACCGATGAGATCCAGCGCAACATTGTCGCCGAGCGCGTGCTTGGGTTGCCGAAAGAGCCGCGGTTCGACACGGGACCCTTCCGCAACGTGCGGAAGAACTAG
- a CDS encoding SRPBCC domain-containing protein → MNKQSEDTIQQTSAAAAKGPELLITRVFDAPRTLVFQAWTEPRHLVHWWGPRGFSTPACEMDAHAGGAYHFRMRASDGREVVWQGVCREIVPPERLVWSCTIREANGNLISAETILTVTLEEQAGKTTMTLHQAVFDSVANCEAHQSGWNEAMSRFAEYLPNA, encoded by the coding sequence GTGAACAAGCAGAGTGAGGATACGATTCAGCAAACAAGCGCAGCCGCTGCGAAGGGTCCTGAACTCTTGATCACACGGGTCTTCGATGCTCCCCGAACGCTCGTGTTCCAAGCGTGGACGGAGCCGCGACACCTGGTCCATTGGTGGGGCCCTCGCGGATTCAGCACGCCGGCGTGCGAAATGGATGCGCACGCAGGAGGTGCGTATCACTTCCGGATGCGAGCCTCTGACGGTCGCGAAGTCGTGTGGCAAGGCGTGTGCAGGGAGATCGTACCTCCCGAACGGCTGGTGTGGAGCTGCACCATCCGTGAGGCGAATGGCAATCTGATCAGCGCCGAAACGATTTTGACGGTGACGCTGGAGGAGCAGGCGGGTAAGACGACGATGACGCTACATCAGGCAGTGTTCGACAGCGTCGCAAACTGTGAGGCGCATCAGAGTGGGTGGAACGAGGCGATGAGTCGGTTCGCCGAATACCTGCCGAACGCGTAG
- a CDS encoding MBL fold metallo-hydrolase has translation MNQWKIGDVKISRVIESEAVWEGTMLLPNASAENVKKEGEWLSPFSTEDGRVKLAIQALIIESQGKRVLVDSCIGNDKVRSNPEWNKLKLPFLQDLEKIGSPREKIDRVVCTHLHIDHVGWNTMLKNDKWVPTFPNAKYLIGGTEWDFFSRAEDPFLKDPVDDSVRPVMADGMSELVDDQYKITDEVWLESTPGHTPGHFAVRISSQGQHAVITGDLMHHPIQCRYPEWDDVFDIDGAQAKKTRRGFCERYADGKTLVIGTHFATPTAGKIVKKDDSFRFVLA, from the coding sequence ATGAACCAGTGGAAGATTGGCGACGTGAAAATCAGCCGGGTGATCGAGTCCGAAGCGGTGTGGGAGGGCACGATGTTGCTGCCCAACGCCAGCGCGGAGAATGTCAAGAAAGAGGGCGAGTGGCTTTCACCCTTCTCTACCGAAGATGGCCGGGTCAAACTCGCCATCCAGGCGCTAATCATCGAATCGCAGGGCAAGCGTGTGCTGGTCGATTCCTGTATCGGCAACGACAAGGTTCGTTCCAATCCGGAATGGAACAAGCTCAAATTGCCGTTTTTGCAGGACCTCGAAAAGATCGGCAGCCCGCGCGAGAAGATCGATCGGGTCGTGTGTACCCACCTGCATATCGATCACGTGGGCTGGAACACGATGCTTAAGAACGACAAGTGGGTCCCGACCTTCCCCAACGCCAAGTATCTGATCGGCGGCACGGAGTGGGATTTCTTCTCACGCGCCGAGGACCCGTTCCTGAAGGACCCGGTGGACGACTCGGTGCGCCCTGTGATGGCCGACGGGATGAGCGAGCTGGTCGACGACCAGTACAAGATCACCGACGAAGTCTGGCTCGAGTCAACTCCCGGTCACACTCCTGGGCACTTCGCGGTACGGATCTCCTCCCAGGGGCAGCACGCGGTGATTACTGGAGATTTGATGCACCATCCCATTCAGTGCCGTTACCCGGAATGGGACGACGTCTTCGATATCGACGGCGCGCAGGCGAAGAAGACACGGCGCGGATTCTGCGAACGCTATGCGGATGGCAAAACGCTGGTTATCGGAACCCATTTTGCGACCCCGACCGCGGGCAAAATTGTGAAAAAAGACGATTCATTCCGCTTTGTGCTGGCCTGA